Proteins found in one Triticum aestivum cultivar Chinese Spring chromosome 4D, IWGSC CS RefSeq v2.1, whole genome shotgun sequence genomic segment:
- the LOC123100600 gene encoding protein HOTHEAD: MAAPGLRGSSVALLLAATVLGSFYLRLAVSQQQGQGEEAAGEEEEAQRQRYNFRFVRHARDAPLVSHYNYIVVGGGTAGCPLAATLSERSRVLLLERGGYPYGNRNVSSEYHFADALADTSPRSPAQRFVSEDGVVNARARVLGGGSCLNAGFYTRASSEYVRAAGWDARLVNASYRWVERELVFRPEVPRWQGALREGLLQAGVTPDNGYTVDHVPGTKIGGTIFDSAGRRHTAADFLRSANPRRLTVFLHATVSQILFRRREGSASPVAYGVVFTDTMGVQHRVYLRGVGRSEVILAAGTLGSPQLLMLSGVGPRAHLEKHGVRAVVDRPMVGQGVADNPMNSVFVPSPVPVALSLVQVVGVTRFGSFIEGVSGSQFGIPLHSRRRAHSFGMFSPMTGQLGTLPPRERTAGAMRRAAEVMQGLDRRAFRGGFILEKILGPLSTGHVELRSTDPHANPAVTFNYFRDPRDVERCVRGIQTIERVVRSRAFSRFTYANATAMDAAFDRAALAKFLNLLPRHPRDTRPLQQYCRDTVMTIWHYHGGCHVGPVVDPDYRVIGVAGLRVVDSSTFKYSPGTNPQATVMMLGRYMGLKIQEEGWRPGPRN, translated from the exons ATGGCGGCGCCTGGTCTTCGGGGCTCATCCGTGGCGCTACTCCTCGCCGCGACGGTTCTTGGCTCATTTTACCTCAGACTCGCCGTCTCGCAGCAGCAGGGCCAGGGAGAGGAAGctgcaggcgaggaggaggaggcgcagcgGCAGAGGTACAACTTCCGGTTCGTGCGGCACGCGCGGGACGCGCCGCTGGTGTCCCACTACAACTACATCGTGGTCGGCGGCGGCACGGCGGGCTGCCCGCTGGCGGCCACGCTGTCGGAGCGCTCGCGCGTGCTCCTCCTGGAGCGCGGCGGCTACCCGTACGGCAACCGCAACGTGTCCAGCGAGTACCACTTCGCGGACGCGCTGGCGGACACGTCGCCGCGGTCGCCGGCGCAGCGGTTCGTGTCGGAGGACGGCGTCGTCAACGCCCGCGCGCGCGTGCTGGGCGGCGGGAGCTGCCTCAACGCCGGCTTCTACACGCGCGCCAGCAGCGAGTACGTGCGCGCCGCCGGGTGGGACGCGCGCCTGGTGAACGCGTCGTACCGGTGGGTGGAGCGCGAGCTGGTGTTCCGCCCGGAGGTGCCGCGATGGCAGGGCGCGCTCCGCGAGGGCCTCCTCCAGGCCGGCGTCACCCCGGACAACGGCTACACCGTCGACCACGTCCCCGGCACCAAGATCGGCGGCACCATCTTCGACAGCGCCGGCCGCCGCCACACCGCCGCCGACTTCCTCCGCAGCGCCAACCCCAGGCGCCTCACCGTGTTCCTGCACGCCACCGTGTCGCAGATCCTCTTCCGGCGCAGAG AGGGGTCGGCGAGCCCCGTGGCGTACGGCGTGGTGTTCACGGACACGATGGGGGTGCAGCACCGCGTGTACCTGCGGGGCGTGGGGAGGAGCGAGGTGATCCTGGCGGCGGGGACGCTGGGGAGCCCGCAGCTGCTGATGCTGAGCGGCGTCGGCCCGCGCGCGCACCTGGAGAAGCACGGCGTCCGCGCCGTCGTGGACCGCCCCATGGTCGGGCAGGGCGTGGCCGACAACCCCATGAACTCGGTGTTCGTCCCgtcccccgtccccgtcgcgctcTCGCTGGTCCAGGTCGTCGGCGTCACCCGCTTCGGCAGCTTCATCGAGGGCGTCAGCGGCTCCCAGTTCGGCATCCCcctccactcccgccgccgcgcccactCCTTTGGCATGTTCTCCCCCATG ACGGGGCAGCTCGGGACGCTGCCGCCGAGGGAGAGGACGGCGGGGGCgatgcggcgggcggcggaggtgaTGCAGGGGCTGGACCGGCGGGCGTTCCGGGGCGGCTTCATCCTGGAGAAGATCCTAGGGCCGCTCTCCACGGGGCACGTGGAGCTGCGGTCGACGGACCCGCACGCGAACCCGGCGGTGACCTTCAACTACTTCCGGGACCCCAGGGACGTGGAGCGGTGCGTGCGCGGGATCCAGACCATCGAGCGGGTGGTGCGCTCGCGGGCCTTCTCCCGCTTCACCTACGCCAACGCGACCGCCATGGACGCCGCCTTCGACCGCGCCGCGCTGGCCAAGTTCCTCAACTTGCTGCCCCGGCACCCCCGGGACACGCGCCCGCTGCAGCAGTACTGCCGGGACACGGTGATGACCATCTGGCACTACCACGGCGGCTGCCACGTCGGGCCCGTCGTCGACCCGGACTACCGCGTCATCGGcgtcgccggcctccgcgtcgtcgaCAGCTCCACCTTCAAGTACTCCCCCGGCACCAACCCGCAGGCCACCGTCATGATGCTCGGCAG GTACATGGGGCTGAAGATTCAGGAGGAGGGATGGAGGCCAGGACCCAGAAATTAA